CGAGCCCCAGGAACATCCCGAGCGCCGCCGCGAGCGAGATCCGCAGCACCGCCGTGTCGAGGGGAATCGCCCCGAGCTGGAGTCCCATCAGCGAAGGTCCTCACTGAACAGGTATAATATCACCCGGTCGTCGGCACGGATAGGGGAGACTCCCGTGGGCCAGGTCTGTCACCGCGGCACAGTTTTTTGCCCACCCGTGTGGTACGGGCGAGCATGGTTTCGTCCGACCTCGACATCGACTGGCCCCGTGCCTTCTGGATCGGGTTCGGGGTGATCCTCGCGGCCGTCCTCCTGTTTGTCCTCTATTCGTTCATCGGCACGTTCGTCTTCGGGGTGTTCCTCTACTACGCGACCCGCCCCATCTACCGGCGCGTCCACAGACGGGTCCGCCAGCGGACCCTCGCGGCCGCCCTCTCGCTGTCGCTGTTCGCGCTCCCGCTCATCGTCCTGCTGTACTACACGCTCGCCATCGCGGTCCAGGAGTTCAGCCGCTTCGCGGAGTCGGCGAACTTCGGGCCGTTCGAGGAGATCATCTCCCCGTACGTCAACGTCTCCGAGGTCGTCCAGAACCCGCAGGCGCTCGTCGCGGACGCCGGGGGGACGGGCGTGTTCGTCGACTCGGCGACCCAGTTGCTCGGCTTCATCGGCATCATCGGGACGGGACTCGTCCACGGGTTCGTGATGCTGGCCTTCGCGTTCTACATGCTCCGGGACGGCGGTCGGCTCGCGGAGTGGGGCAAGAACTACCTGGACCACCGTGGCAACCTCGACCGGTACTTCGCCGAGGTGGACCGCAGTTTCGACCGGGTGTTCTACGGGAACATCCTCAACGCCATCGTGACCGGGGCCATCGGCGCCATCGCGTTCAGCCTCGTCGACGCAGTGGCGCCGGCCGGCCTCTCGGTTCCATATCCCGCGCTGACGGGCCTGCTGGCCGGTGCTGCCAGTCTCATCCCCATCATCGGGATGAAGATCGTCTACGTCCCGATGGCCGGCTACCTCGCGCTCGGGGCGGGCATGCAGGGCGACGGGTGGTGGTTCGTCGGCCTGTTCGTCGCCGTCGCACTCGTCGTGGTCGATACGATACCGGACCTCATCATCCGGCCCTACGTCTCGGGCGGCGGGTCGCTGTCCATCGGGCCTTTCGGAACGAAGACGGGCCAGTTCGAGGACCAGCCGGGCCTGCATACGGGGACGCTGATGTTCGCGTACATCCTGGGGCCGTTCCTGTTTGGCTGGTACGGCATCTTCCTGGCGCCGATGATTCTCGTCCTCGTCGTCCACTTCGCCCGGTTCGTGCTCCCGGAACTGCTCGAGGGCCGGCCCATCGAACCCAAGGTGATCGACCCGACGAACTTCGCGGGTTCGGATACGAACACGACGGCCCCGGACGCGGGGACAGAAGACGCCGACCAGTCGGGAGGGACGGCCGGCAGGCAGGGTGGGCCGGCGCCATCCACCGACCCGGCCAGCGAGTGAGTTTCGGTCAGAGGTCGACGTACTGGTCTTCCCAGTCCCGCCGGGCGTCGATCTCGCGGCGGCCGCGACGGGTCAACGTATAGAAGTTCGTCCGCCGGTCGCGCTGTCCCTTCTCTACGAGGCCCTTGTCGACGAGGGTATCGAGGTTCGGGTACAGTCGACCGTGGTGTATCTCCTTCTCGTAGTACGCTTCCAGTTCTTCCTTTATCGCGAGGCCGTGTGGCTCTTCTCGCCCGGAGATGACGTAGAGGAGGTCTCGCTGGAATCCCGTGAGGTCGTGCATCGGTACGTTCTAGTAATCTGTTAGTGTCTGAAACGGTTAACTATTTCGAGTCCGATATATTACGGCTCGTCGGACGTTCAGGAAATCGGAGTTATCGGGACGCAGGTGGCCGTATTCGGGCGTTCGGACCTGTCGACCATTCGAGTCAACAGGATATCATACCCGTCGAACGGTGACCCGACGGGATTATTAAGTTGGCTGACAAACATCGGGTATGCCCGAAGAAGTGCTGTTCGAGACCGAACGTGTCATGGACCGAAGCGCCGTCGCCGACTACCTCCGCTCGCTCGCGGACAACTTAGACTCGGGGTCGGACGTCACACTCCGCGCTGGCGACCAGTCGGTGACGCTCGACCCGCCGGGTCGCGTCGAGTTCGAGGTCAAAGCGGAACGCGAGGGGCCCGTCGACGGCGACGGCGAACTGAGCATCGAGGTCGAACTCGAGTGGCCCGAGAACCCGAGCGACGACGGTGAACTGAGTATCGAGTGAGAACGCTGTGGCTACCGGATTTCGAGCGAAGTAAGTGGAAAGCGGCCGCCGAAAATGCGGCCGCTTGCCGCCCTGAATTGGTCCCCGCTGACGCTTCGGCCCTCCAAGCGAAGCGTCACATGGAAGGAAGTGGGAGAATAACTTAAAAGTACCGGACCGCCGGCGACCTGCCAGTCGGGAGAGACGATTCCGGGACCGAAGTTCAGATGTGCTCTTCCTCCAGGACCCACCCCAGCGCCCGCTTGTAGTGTGTAAACATCATCCTGACGCGTTCGTGTCGCATCTCCTCGCTGTCCAGTTGCTCGGCCAGGAACTCGTACTGGTCCCTGATCTCGGCCTCTGAGCGCATACCCCTGCTACGATGCGAGCGCGGAACAATCTTGAGGCCCGACCGCCGAGAAGGAGATATGAAAGTACGCGGCGAACGGGAGTGTCAGGACTGCGGGACGCGCTGGTCGTACTACGAGACCGGGAGCATCGCCTGCCCCGAGTGCGAGAGCGTCCACAGCGTCGGCGTCGACGAACCGACCCGACACACGGACGCACCGGTGACGTTGGATCTGACACCGGTCCGCGCCCGCATCGACGCCGATTCGACCCGTGACGTCGCGACGGCTGCGGCAGAGCGGTGCCGGGAGTACACGCGCCAGCGGGGATTCATCGACGCCGGGGCCCTGGAGACGCTCGACGAGACGTTCGTCGCCGCGACCGTCCTCCAGTACGTCGGTGCCCACGTGGGTCGGGAGATGCGGGTCACCGAGGACGATGAACTGTACTTCCTGGACCTGCTGGGTGGCGCCGACCAGGGCGACAGACCAGGCGTCGACGCGGTCCCGCCGTCGCTGCGGGTCCCCTTCGGACTGGCGATGGCCCACGCCGTGGAGGCCTACCAGCGCGACGTCCGGACCGTCCTCAACGACGACGAGGACGAGACGGCCAGGCGCCTCTCCGGGCGCATCCGCGACCACCGGAAGCGAATCGAGGCCCTCGACGGCGACGTCGACCCGGCCGACGCGAACCGCCTGCTCCACG
The DNA window shown above is from Haloarcula halobia and carries:
- a CDS encoding AI-2E family transporter — translated: MVSSDLDIDWPRAFWIGFGVILAAVLLFVLYSFIGTFVFGVFLYYATRPIYRRVHRRVRQRTLAAALSLSLFALPLIVLLYYTLAIAVQEFSRFAESANFGPFEEIISPYVNVSEVVQNPQALVADAGGTGVFVDSATQLLGFIGIIGTGLVHGFVMLAFAFYMLRDGGRLAEWGKNYLDHRGNLDRYFAEVDRSFDRVFYGNILNAIVTGAIGAIAFSLVDAVAPAGLSVPYPALTGLLAGAASLIPIIGMKIVYVPMAGYLALGAGMQGDGWWFVGLFVAVALVVVDTIPDLIIRPYVSGGGSLSIGPFGTKTGQFEDQPGLHTGTLMFAYILGPFLFGWYGIFLAPMILVLVVHFARFVLPELLEGRPIEPKVIDPTNFAGSDTNTTAPDAGTEDADQSGGTAGRQGGPAPSTDPASE
- a CDS encoding PadR family transcriptional regulator, which translates into the protein MHDLTGFQRDLLYVISGREEPHGLAIKEELEAYYEKEIHHGRLYPNLDTLVDKGLVEKGQRDRRTNFYTLTRRGRREIDARRDWEDQYVDL
- a CDS encoding amphi-Trp domain-containing protein — its product is MPEEVLFETERVMDRSAVADYLRSLADNLDSGSDVTLRAGDQSVTLDPPGRVEFEVKAEREGPVDGDGELSIEVELEWPENPSDDGELSIE
- a CDS encoding DUF7117 family protein codes for the protein MKVRGERECQDCGTRWSYYETGSIACPECESVHSVGVDEPTRHTDAPVTLDLTPVRARIDADSTRDVATAAAERCREYTRQRGFIDAGALETLDETFVAATVLQYVGAHVGREMRVTEDDELYFLDLLGGADQGDRPGVDAVPPSLRVPFGLAMAHAVEAYQRDVRTVLNDDEDETARRLSGRIRDHRKRIEALDGDVDPADANRLLHATRDLGRFVAGEESAYVTADNWLTGIEGGVL